aaagaaaatcaactaaCTGACCTTCACCTACAAAAAAAATGCCAGATACATGAATAATGGACGGACATCCATATATTTTATGCCACCTCTGAAGATTCAACTTACAACTTTCGGACGAAAAGAATGATAAGACGAGTGACatccactaaaaaaaaaaaaatgttacctGACCTGACACACTAAGGGAGGTATCTCGAGGATGTTTGTGGCACCAGGAATGTCGTGAACCAACTTTCCAAGAGTCACTGGATCAGGTTTGGTGATGTCTCCGATTTCCTCAATGGAACAGCTAGCTTCGGCCTCAACCAAAACAGCACCCTCCCCTGTGCAATCCACTATGAGCTTCCCCTCGGGGCTGATTGTCAGCCTCCCCGAAAGCGGATAGTAGTGAACAAGGACCTTGGAGAGACCATTCTTGATGACCTCAAAAGCTTCCTCGTTGCCTCTTGAATTGGACTTGAAGCAGTAGATGGTGCGGACAATCACCGCGATGTTCTGGTCGAGGTTTGAGAGGTAGTAGAGGCCCTTCTCAGTCTCCTCAGCAGGGGGAACCAGAACGGCTTCTCGTTTCTCTACGCTGAGCTCAAGGGTGGCGCGATTGTTAACAGTAGCCGCCATTAAGATTGGATTGAAAAGCCTGGTCACAACTTCATCAAATCACGCATGGTTCATATAGCAGATGCACGAAATTTTTCTCATGGAATGATGCATTGTATATGCACCTCGAATTATAATGAATCTTGTTTCATTCGTCTCTTCACATCAAGTAGACTGGGACaaaacaagacaaaagaaaaaaaatgaagcgaATTTACCTGTGAGATGATCAGAGAGCAGTGGGGCGAGCGAGGGGGGCGGGCATAATATTCATGTGCTGAAGGAAGACGGGAAATATATGAAGAGGAGGTGGCCCAAAAATTTGACGGACAAACGTGTGGGTAAACAAATGCACCGCCATGAAAGAGACAGGTGATGCTGTCTGTCTTGTGTACGCAAAGCGGTATTAGTGGAGGGATTAAGGGCACGGAGAAGAAGAATATGGTGAATTTGACTTCTTGAGGAATTGCAAAGCTGCGGGGTTGAACTTGAAGGAGGGGTAGGCTACTGCCACTGGCCGCTGGGCTTCACCAAAACGCTACCGGCCAAGTAAAGGGTGGCGTGTGACTGAATTTGGTACTATTGGTTGGTGGGGTAGGCGTCCAATTCTTGGTTTCTTGATCTAATTATGCAAGGATTATATTTGCTTTTTTTGGGACGATACTGAATGTTGGTTCCCTCCCTTTTCTTTGCTCATCTCTCAACAGTGAAAACATGGTCCTTCCAAGACAAATTCATGCAACGATATGGTGGTATAATAAAATATGTGACGTCCTTCCAAGATAAATTCGTGCAACGATATGGTGGTATAATAAATATGTGACGTCCTTCCATGAGCATCCCTTCAATTGTTAATATCCACTTGACAACCTTGTCACATGCATTGTCTCTAGAGCGACTTTTGCGGCCACTTTTTCGGATAATGCAAAGCAGGAAAGTGATTGTTTAAATATCACGCTTTAATACTAGGTGGTTCAAACATCAAATTTCATTCCCAAGTGGGGAAGTTAATTGTGTTTGGAACAAATTAAAATCGCCATCAGAAATACCCCTCTCTATCGTAGGGCAATTTGAATGATCAAATAGCCATATCAACGATACTGATtatgatggaaaggaatattAACACAAGCATCACATGAAGTATGTCTTGTAACATCGTTCTAATCTCATggaattttgatgatttatcatTACTTGCCAATCAATGTTTAAATCACAATATGCTGGATGATTGATTAGTCATATCACGTTAGTGTCATGTTATCACCAATACATAATATAATCATTCGATGCTCCACCGCGAGATAATTTATATTAGCCCCATCACCGAGAGCttcgttttctctctctctctctagaagtaATGTTACAAAAGAGACCCTCCGTCTTCTGAATCTGAAGTTTTTCCCCAAATCAATCTTTGAACTGAGCTTCCCACGAAAGACAACAAACGTTTAACTGGAATGTGAACTGATAACCACTTGGCTTTGGTctcatgtaataaatttacatttcatGTCCCGTACCAGCAAAAGATCTCTTTACTCGTGAGGCCAACAGCGGCTTGCATATCTCCAAAAGTCGAGATAACACCTTCTTGTGGCCAACAAGACCTTGACATGGTTTGCCGTTTTCAACTAAGAACATGGACTGATAATTGTACCTCCCCACCATGTAACTACATCAGTGACTGTCAGAAGCATTTCTTGCGTAATATCACTACGCTCTGTTTAGCTAATCGTCATCATCAAATCTTCTAATGTAGAGTCGATCTCTCCTAGAAATGGGTGCTTAATGTCTGCAGCCATGAACTCATGCACTATGTTATCAACCTCAATCAAACTAAGACCTGGGTTCTTGATGATCTGCATATCCTTCATGAGTCTTCGCACCTTGCCAACATCATTCCACTGTTCGTTAGCAGCGTAAACGTTTGACATGAGAGCATAGTTTCCATCATTGAATGGCTCCAACTCAACAAGCTTTTCCATGGCTCTCTCAGCAAACGAAACATTACCGTCGCGAGCACATGCATTGAGCAGAGCTCCCCAGAGGAACTCATTGGGTTCCATGGGCATGTCTATCATGACCTGGTAAGCCTCCTCTATTCGGCCTGCCCTGCACAAGAGATCTACCAAACACCCGAAATGCTTGATGTTAGGTTGAATCCCACAGTCTCCTCTCATGGAATAGAATATCTCCTGGCCTTCCTCCACCAGCCCTGAATGGCTGCAAGCAGATAACAAGGCAACGAAGGTAACATCATCCGGTTTTGTTCCATCTATTTGCATTTGCTGGAACCTCTCCAAGGCTTCCCTTCCACAACCATGGATAGCAAGTCCACCAATGAGAGAATTCCAAGTCGAAACGCTCCTTACCGGTGCCGTTTGGAAGACTCGTGATGCTTTGTCCATGTGCCCACATTTCGCGTACATGTCAATGAGTGCAGCCGCAAGTAACGGGTTAAGAGGAATATGATTCCGGTGGATATAACAGTGCACCCGTCTTCCCACGCCAAGAGCTCCGAGATGAGCACAAGCCGACAGTACACTGACCAGTGTCAACTCATTTATTCCTACCCCCGAAAGTAGCATTTCGCGAAACAAGGCTAGCCCCTCCTGATACCGCATGTGCTTGGTGTAGCCAGAAATCATGGCCGTCCACGAGACCAGATTTCTCTGGGTCATTCGGTCGAACAGGGAGCGCGCAGAGCCGAGATCACCGCATCTGCAGTAGAAGGCGACCAAAGAAGTCAAAGGCGTGCAGGTGGGAGCTGAGCACATCGTGCTTGAGGACGAGGGAGTGGACCCCCTTCCCTTGGCCAAGATCGGAGCAAGCCTTGAGAAGAAACGGGTAAGTGTAGGCGTCGGGGTCCACGTCCCGGAGCATCATCTGATGGTAGACCCGGATCCCTCGGCTGCCCAGACCGTGAAGAGCGCAGGCTCTCAACAGAGTGTTGCAAAGGAAGGCGGATGGATGGGCTACCTGATCGAACAGGGCGCCCGCATAATCCAGGTGGGCGTGGCCTGACCCCGGACCCAGCAACGACAGAACGAGCTGGGTGAGGCCGGAGTCGGTCCGATGATGCTGATGATGGGGCGATGTCTTGAGGATGTGGGCATGGATTTGCTTGAATTGGAGGAGATGGGTGCACTCGGCAAGAAGAGGCGGGAGAGCGCGATGAGGTCCCGCGAAATGGGTCGGGCCCCTGCTGCCAGTAACAGGACGACTACAGCTAGAGCGATTGCAATTTGGCAAGTGCTGCGTCGTCGGGTGGTAGCAGTTGGCCAAGGCGGTGCTGCTCATGTTCTGACCAGTCCAGTCTAAAAGATTTTAGCAGAGGAGGCCGAGGCCGAAAGCATCTGAGTGTGTCCGGATACGAAGCTCACTCGCCGTCCCCAACATCCGTCGTCCTCTTGTTCAACCTGCATCGCCGATGCACGGAAGAAAACCACGACAGCTTAGGCGTACTTTTCAGTTAATTGGGCCATCGTTAGCTTTGCAGTAGTTACTGACTCTGACTGGGCCTCTGTAGTTTCTGACTTTGGGGCCTCGGTTGCCCGTCCTACTTCCTCGACATCCAATTCAAAAGGGGTAAGACACGGCCAATCCATAAATTTTGGCTAACccttaattttcaatttgtccCATATGCTTCTTAAACTTTAGTTCAATGCATTAcagtttaatatataatatgattcctgaattttaaataaatataatattaaatattttcatatgatatgcagactaattaaataatcatcaaaagtctaaaataaaaatttagagattttattatatattaaattaaaatttaaagattatattaaataaattaaaatttcgggatcaaattgaatatcGAGTCGAAGTTCAGattgtttttgtgattttgcCCATTCAAAAAGCACGCACCCGCTTACTCATTGCGAACGAAGTGGAAAATAGCGAACTGCGGAACTTGCAAAATCCCCCTTTTTTTCCAGGCGAGAGCAAGAAGATGCGCAGGCGACGCCTCAGACTCGCCTGCCCCTCCTCCGACGATGAGGAAGAGACTGGagaagccgccgccgccgccgccgccgctcccgaCCCTACGCCGGATCCTCCTATCCGCCCGTGGCGGTTGAGATTTCCGACGACGATGACGGCGAAGCCTTCATCGACGTCTCCGAGAGCCTCTCCTCCCCATCCcattctcctcctccgccgccgcctccgccgccgccgacgacgacgacgacgacgcctGCTCCGGTGACGGAGTTGCTGCAGGGGATGGGGCTGAGGTTGAGGGGAGAATGGCTCGATTCTTGCCTGGACGCCCTCCGCGCCTCCCTCCCCCATTTCTCCTCCCTCGACCCTCCCTCCGTCGCCAAGCTGTGCTTCCAGCACTTCCTGCTCTCCGACATGAACTCCTCCGGCGCCGGCGTTCTTCCCCCGGAAGTCCACGCCATGCACCTCGCCCATCTCCCCGGGCCCTTCGTCTTGCAGGTCGAATTCCATCCATTTTTTTACCTAGCGTAGAGCTTCTTCTTCGATGCCGTAGTTTTTTCTCACGCTGGACTGCACTGTCTTCAGGTAGATGAGATTGTTAATATCAGTTGTCCTCTTCGAGGCAGGTACCAGAATGCACCTGCCGGCCTCAAGAGGTGCCTCAAGTTGTCCATGACCGACGGTGTTCAACGTGTTTTCGGCATGGAATACCGCCCCCTTCCGGATCTCCACCCTTTGGCCCCTGCTGGATTTAAGGTGAatatggcctctctctctctctctctctctctctctgtctctctctctgaagGTTGCTTTCTATGTAGAAGTAGTTTTTCAGTTCACATCTTTGATCAATTGCATATGTCACAGCTGAACTGGAAAATAGTGTGATTTGAAAGTGAGCTCGACGATTTCTTCTTGCGTTTTTCCTTTGGATTAGGGTGTGCAGGACATCTGGATTATTCTAAATGTCAGTGTATTTTCTTGGTTTAGCAATTACTTTTGTCTAAGATGGATGAATCTTGCTATCATGTGCTGCAGATTGCTCTTTGTAATGTCCATGTACGTCACGGCCTTCTAATGTTGGTCCCTGAAGCTATTGAGGTCTTAGGAGGAGTTGTCGATGAGTTGGAAGCAGCACGTCAGCGGCTTGTTCAAGAAGTAAATAAACCTCCAAGAGGGAAAAGGTATATTTTGACCCCTAATTTGAGAGGTTTGCTAAACACTTTTTTCAGCTGCAGCATATGCATATATATTGCATCAAGAACATTATTGGTGCTGCTTTTATGTGACCCGAAATTGCAAAACATTTATATCACGCCTTTTCCATTTAGTTCTCTTGTTTCCTTCCTTTACTTTGTAATGTGGTGTTAAATTTGAAAAGGACAAGTCTAACAATTTGGTTGCATCTTTTATACTCTTTTAATGTTCAAGTGGtggtctttgcttcttttcctgTAATCCACTGATTTTTTACTGTTTggctttttaacaagttctatGCTATTGGTCATTTGGCTTTAATTTGTGGATTCTTTGGCAGAACGAGGTCTGGAGCAGCTCCTTCATTAGCAACCAGAGCAACACTTGCTGCCTGGTCACCTAATGTTGTTGATGTGGCACAAAATGGTAGTGTTAGCGCACAAGATTCAACTACTTCCCACACAAGCAGAGGTACTTCTAATCTGGAATGAGATGCAAATTTTCTGTTAGTTGTATAGCATTATGAGAGGATGTTAAAGATGTGTGATCCTTTATGTCAAATGACCAGAAAACcttgggaaaggaaaaaaaaaagaataatcatcTCAAGCATCTGGTTATTCCTTTTCTGCTTCACAAAAGGTGTCTTTTTCCGCTCTTAATACTATTTTCCAAGATAAAATGGGGTGACAAGATTCATCATAAATGTTAAAAGACTCCGTTTACTCGAAGATGCTAATATTTTCTCTGTTTCAATGAGTTTGAGAAGTTTGATGAGGCCACAATGGTTagattgtgtttcttttttctttactgTCTGTATGGTTGGATTTCCTGTGTAAATCTGTCtggtgattttaggatttatgtTTTGCTGTGGACATTTTTATTTAGTCATAGGCGTCAGCTTGTCAAAATTTGGCAGGAATCTGGCCATGATAATTTCGCATCCGTAAtgagaatataaaaattataggCCAGTATATAGTGTCAGTTTGTGTATTTTTTCCTGagtttcctttacttttgggttttctttttggggtttttaggCATTAATTCAGCACCAACTGAATCGAGTAATGATCTAAGGAGCTCGGTGCAGTCTTCTGCTGTTCCTGCTGGTATGCAGAATGCAGTGCCTAGCCCATCACCAAACTTCATCTCAGAATTTGAAGAAATGCATGTGGATGCTGTTCCAATAAGTAACATGGAGACTGCCTCCCGTTATTCAACAAATGTCGCAGCAAACTCTGCAGATTCCTTTTCTAATGTGATGCCATCCATGGTTTCAAACTCCTCACGTGGCATGGTTTCATCTGTCAAGGAGTTAGATCCTGATGTTGAGACCTTGGACGCAGCAGATGCTGTACCCAATCCTCCTTCAGATTTTGCAtcatatgtggatgacattcaAATGGTTGATGAGATTGAACATCCTCTCATAATGTCTGGAGATCGAGAAAGCCCATTCACATACTTAGCTAGTTTATCCACAAAGTGGGCTGCAATGAAAGAGAAAGCATCTTCCATACAAGGAAAAGTCAAGGTACAGATTACTGGTCCTCTTTCATATACTCCAACTTTTATCATTTTGACTTGTAAGCACAGAAATACTTGATAGAATGAATCTGGTTTCAAGGTACATATGCTACCCTTGGAATGAGTAATGGAATTTCTAGAATGTGGAAATAATATGTTGACCTGCCCAGAGGCACTGATTGTGGAAGTGGATTAtagaggtgagcatggtccgcGTTGGGCCAATCAAACACCTAATTTAGGGACCAACCTGCACAGTGTTGGTCCCTAATTCTTGGGAACCTCAGACCGACCCTGTTAAGCCTCGGATTGAGGACCAGACTGACTCTATAGGTCTGGTTTGGTTCAAGGGTCAATCCGAGACCAACCATTATTTAtctgtttcattttttgcattCCCTAAAATGAGAAACATACTAAGACCAAGGATTGAGCCAGTCCTCCTGGAACCGACTAGGGTTGGGCCAGTCTAGGGTCGGTCCAAGTTCAACCCTGGACCAAGGCTCATCCCTAGCGGATTCTATAGAGTTCCTGATGGTAAAGATGCCAACTACATCACCATGTATCATTGTTTTGTAAATTGTAGAGGGAATAGGCTTCAATGAAAGGGCTGACGCTGACGTGCTGACAGTGGAAAGGAATACTGCTAGTTAGACGGGTGGAATTTTTGTGTGGAGTCGCTCTTTTGAATGAAGTTTGCTGTATCAAAGCAGATAGGTTATCGATCGTCAATGACCGAGTAAAATGGATAAGCTAATGTCATCTGCTTTAATGTAAAAATACTAGGATGGTTTGCATGTATTGTTCACATGtttgtacttttttatttttctcttgctTTGCCTTTTATCACTATTCTTCTCGATTGGCATCTTTGCTCTTCTTTGTCTGTCCTATTCCTGGAAGAGCAACATGACCAATTTCTTTTAATCCACTGGCAATTTTAACACTTTAATGTGAACTTGTATAGCATGGCTTTAAATCTAAGAGCCCATAGCTGTTAGTGAGCATGGAACTTAGAGTAGGTTCTGACTAACTCCTTTACACACTTCTTTCCATGAATGCATATGTTGCAGTGCTTTTTGACTGGTGTGAAGGGATTCCAGTACAAGCAAAGGACAACATACGAGCttcaagtttatgttgatgatggaagccttataTCTGAGATTCTGATCAGTCACAATGTGCGTTTTGATTAATTGTCGATCCCAGAACAACTGAcagatttatttcttttatctgAGAACTGGATATGCTGACCAGTTGTGCATACTGTCAGGTTGTGCTCAAGGGAATTGGGCATTCTCCAGAGGAAGTCACTGCAGCTCTTTCTTCTACAGACAAGACGATAGTCAGTGCTATGAAGGAGAcattaagaaaatttcaatattttctagtgAACTTCGAGGTAAATATTTTCAGCTCTCTATTGACAGCAACTCAACTGCTAGTAACCTTTTATACTTATAGTGCGGCATCACTGTATATCAGGGAATTATGCTTGTGGAGATCAATGGAACTTCTCCGCTTCCAATCGCCATTGAGATGGATGAAGGTTGTAATGCGTCTGATGCGTGGCAGCTCCTGAGAAGACTGAAGTCCTTTGCCTTGCCTCAGGAACAACGCTTGTCATCAAGTCCTATAGATTTATCCCCTTGATTGTCCAGGCATGAATTGCTTCCTATTGACTAAGGAAGGACAGAGATCTGAAAACTGATAATCACAAATTTAGCACAGTGCAAAGAACATGATGGACTTGATTCAAGCATGAACTTCCTGGAAGTTGGATAAGCCTGTCTGCTACTGCTTCAAGTGCCTTGTGTGTGCTAATTTCTGAAGATGTTTCTCGGGTGAAAGACTAGTTGCAGTGCAGACTATCCAAAGAACTTGCATTCACCATTCGAAGGTCTATAGCTCAAGAAAGAACATTTGGAACATTTTGTTTCTAAAAAGAAGGCCCATTTTCAAGTAGTCTTCAATCAACTACGTTTTAAATGGGAGAGTTTTCAATACGAATGTTTGCCTGTTTGATCAGAATGCTAGTGTGCTGCCAAACAAAGGGcgagagaagaaaggagaacCTGATTGCTGATCAAGTTCCTTGAGATCTCTTTGAAGATCATTTTGTCATATTGGGAAGTGTTCAGTTCAATGGCTCTCAAAAGGAAGATATTGGAGTTTGCTGTGTCGAAGGCAGAAGATATGGGAGATAATGAAGAAGTTAGTGATTGCTGTCCTGAAGACAAAAAGTAACAGAGACAAAGGAAGTGGTTTTTCCAGGTGAGGAGGCCAACTGGATCGATCTTCTTTATGTTTATACCATATTTCAAACTCTTCTGTTTATGTCGGGATTCGACTCTATGCTAGTCCTTTGTTTAACTTGCTTCTTTAAATCTTTAATTGGTAGAAGTGCAGTAGAACTAGGGAAAACATAGGAGAGCTCATGCGAGTGTAAATAATTATTCATTGTTAACATTTTTTAGAGTGACCTGTTGAAGCAGAGTAGAAGCGAAATGGGCGAAGCGAAGAGTTCCGTCTGTTGTCAGTATGTAGTTAGTCTCTCGTGCGTAAATCATGGACAATAACATCATGTGTGTATTTTTATTCAGTGCCATCAACATCAGCAGAATTACCATTCCATGGGCCCCTTTCTTGTATTTCTTATTATGTTGTCGCTTCATGTGTGATTTCATTCAGTTGAAGAAAAGACTCATCTCGAGTGTCGCATGTGATTAACGTTTAGCTACAACCGACGTTGAAGTGCCCTGGCTATAAAGTAGGAAGTCTCACGAGAAGGAAGTCTCACGAGAATTGAgtttcttttcagtttcttctGTGATGGATATGGTCGCACTCGATTTTCACCATTTGGAATCTTTAGATCTGGCAAACCTTTCCGCATGCCACCTGACCCACCCGGATGTTACCTTAGCCATTAGATCCCACTCAATAGAATCAAATCGATAGTAGATTAATTTTTGCCACATATAGTAACCACACATGCAGAATGGCCAAGAAGAATCAAGAAAGCACGGGACTGTGTACATATTTGCGAACAGTGTGCGTAGATCCAATGACCTTGCCATAATCATCGTCTAGGCTTCGAGACAAAATAAAGGAATGACCGGGCAATTCGTGACCGGATCAGGGCAACGAAAGGGTCTGTGATTCCTTTTATTTGCAGTTCCATTTACAAAAGAGTAACTTAGAGTAACTT
The nucleotide sequence above comes from Eucalyptus grandis isolate ANBG69807.140 chromosome 2, ASM1654582v1, whole genome shotgun sequence. Encoded proteins:
- the LOC104416587 gene encoding pentatricopeptide repeat-containing protein At5g66520-like; translation: MTQRNLVSWTAMISGYTKHMRYQEGLALFREMLLSGVGINELTLVSVLSACAHLGALGVGRRVHCYIHRNHIPLNPLLAAALIDMYAKCGHMDKASRVFQTAPVRSVSTWNSLIGGLAIHGCGREALERFQQMQIDGTKPDDVTFVALLSACSHSGLVEEGQEIFYSMRGDCGIQPNIKHFGCLVDLLCRAGRIEEAYQVMIDMPMEPNEFLWGALLNACARDGNVSFAERAMEKLVELEPFNDGNYALMSNVYAANEQWNDVGKVRRLMKDMQIIKNPGLSLIEVDNIVHEFMAADIKHPFLGEIDSTLEDLMMTIS
- the LOC120290154 gene encoding pentatricopeptide repeat-containing protein At1g59720, chloroplastic/mitochondrial-like, translating into MSSTALANCYHPTTQHLPNCNRSSCSRPVTGSRGPTHFAGPHRALPPLLAECTHLLQFKQIHAHILKTSPHHQHHRTDSGLTQLVLSLLGPGSGHAHLDYAGALFDQVAHPSAFLCNTLLRACALHGLGSRGIRVYHQMMLRDVDPDAYTYPFLLKACSDLGQGKGVHSLVLKHDVLSSHLHAFDFFGRLLLQMR
- the LOC104416598 gene encoding LOW QUALITY PROTEIN: recQ-mediated genome instability protein 1 (The sequence of the model RefSeq protein was modified relative to this genomic sequence to represent the inferred CDS: deleted 2 bases in 1 codon) — protein: MRRRRLRLACPSSDDEEETGEAAAAAAAAPDPTPDPPIRPWRLRFPTTMTAKPSSTSPRASPPHPILLLRRRLRPPTTTTTTPAPVTELLQGMGLRLRGEWLDSCLDALRASLPHFSSLDPPSVAKLCFQHFLLSDMNSSGAGVLPPEVHAMHLAHLPGPFVLQVDEIVNISCPLRGRYQNAPAGLKRCLKLSMTDGVQRVFGMEYRPLPDLHPLAPAGFKIALCNVHVRHGLLMLVPEAIEVLGGVVDELEAARQRLVQEVNKPPRGKRTRSGAAPSLATRATLAAWSPNVVDVAQNGSVSAQDSTTSHTSRGINSAPTESSNDLRSSVQSSAVPAGMQNAVPSPSPNFISEFEEMHVDAVPISNMETASRYSTNVAANSADSFSNVMPSMVSNSSRGMVSSVKELDPDVETLDAADAVPNPPSDFASYVDDIQMVDEIEHPLIMSGDRESPFTYLASLSTKWAAMKEKASSIQGKVKCFLTGVKGFQYKQRTTYELQVYVDDGSLISEILISHNVVLKGIGHSPEEVTAALSSTDKTIVSAMKETLRKFQYFLVNFEGIMLVEINGTSPLPIAIEMDEGCNASDAWQLLRRLKSFALPQEQRLSSSPIDLSP